The Phoenix dactylifera cultivar Barhee BC4 unplaced genomic scaffold, palm_55x_up_171113_PBpolish2nd_filt_p 000261F, whole genome shotgun sequence genomic interval TCCCTTCTGTCTCTTCCTCCTGATGGATATCTACTGGAAGTACGAGACCCGGCCGACTTGCGATCAGGAGCACGCCTGCACACCTGCCGAGCACCTCCGCCACCAGAAGTCCATCATGAAGAGCCAGCGCAACGCCCTCCTCATCGCCGCCGCGCTCCTCCTCTACTGGTTTCTCTTCTCCGTCACCAACCTCATCGTCCGCCTCGATCAGCTCAACCAGCGTGTCGAGAAGCTCAAGAGGCAGGATTGATCGATTGCCAGGCGCGCAGATCCCACCTGCTGAGGAGCATAGAGGTAGAACGAACATAAGTCCTGATTTCTTGCAGGCTTGGCTTTCCTTCCCTTTCTTGATTTCAGTTACTGTTTTAGATTTCGATTTCTAGGGGGAAAAAACTTCTCGTTGCTTTTGATGTTATGATGTGTACGGATATTTTTGATTTGTATACTCTGTCGCCGTTGATGTGCATCTTCTAATGAATGAAACCTTGAATTTGGAATTTAGGGTTTGCGGTTGTTTTATTTTGTCAGATCCGTTCAGTTCATATCTGATTTGTTTATTTAGTAGGCTCTCAATGCAATGCATGCCCTGGAAGGGAATTTTGATAGAACATGAGAGAAAGAGGGGAACATAATTCCTCTCTGTTGCAATCAGTTAGATCTGCTGTCAACGAAATCGCAGAATCCTCTATCCTTTTGAATTTGTTTTTGATTGCATGCGGTGTTGTTGCTGATGCTCTTCCCCGAAGGAAAGCAAAAATTGATGCTTGCTATTGCCATTTTGGAAGATATTCTTCTTCCGTTGAAGAAAATCTCATTAAAATGCCTCAGGAATGGAAAATCTAGAGAAATGATGCTGTTGTCTTGGTGGGTTGATTCCTGGATGTTTACCCAGATTAAGATTGCAAAATATGAGTAGTAATTTGAAACATGATTTGTTTAGCATTAATTTCTGCTTTTGGTTGTCATGTTTAGTTTGTTGAACACATCTTAGTAACTACATCTCCTATCTGCCCAGTTAACTCTAGCATTAAAAAGTGCCATTCCATTTTTCAATTCTTTTTGTGATCTTGTTcttatcatctttttttttattccttttatttctttgtctcctacttcttctttcttcttgctggtATTTATGCAAGCAATTTTTTCCTCCTCTCAACCATAACCTTCTTatacttctcctttttcttcttctccttcccttgCATTTCTGGCTTAGAGGTTTCCTTCTTTTTGAGTTCTATTCTTGTGGTccaattcttattttttttaacctgCAACTAGATCTCAAACTTTTTACTCTCTCTTATTTGGATTGCGTACCATAATATTCTTTCCTTTGAATAAACGCCATGTCATCCTACAATTGTAAGCACGCCCTAGCACCTGTGATCTTTTAATCACCTAAATAATATATTCATAATGGAAGTGTGGAAAACAATATATAAGGCACTTGTTAGGTTGTGGTAAGATGCCTacataattttgcttatttcttATGATCAAATATAGTTGTAGCACAAGATTCTTGTAGATTTGCTCAGCCGACTGTTGCATGTATTTTCATCCCTGGTTTGACTTATGGCCTTTATGGACCACCCTAAGTTTAGCACCATGCTTTGAAGTGGAATCCAATTCATGCTTTCAGGAGGTTTTAATGAAAATTGTTGAACATGCTGTCCATCATTCTACTTGGTTCTATTATCCTTTAAAAATTATTCATGTCTAAGCTTGTAATTCTGGAATCTGTATACATCTATTGTGCTGTTATTTGTTTGATATAGAAttgctagttaaaaaaaaaaactatgtctAAGTTATTTATCATAAGATGCATTTTCCGTATTGCATTATTAACATCTCGTTTTTTTGGGCTCTAAGTGATGATGTCTTGTAAAGTTACCATGATGGAATTAGGATTCTTAAGGTTAGACCAAAAAATGGGGCATGGTATCATGAGCTGATCTGATTTTACTTGGAAAACTTGAATTTTCTAGGAATGATATATAAGTCATGTAAAAAGCATGCATTGAAACAGTTTCTCACAATATCTTTAACTCTCAGTAAAATTGTTTATCAGTTTTGGATGGGATTTGTGAactctcttttttatttctccAAGTATTTGTGCCTTTCAAAGCCCATAGTTACAGCTAGACTTACTCTTTACATTATTAACAGCTCCCCATTGTGATGTGATAATTAACTTTGATAGAGATCTggtgttttattatttttggagAGAAACTACATTTCAGTGTCACTTACAGATGCAATGTTTCAGCACCTAGTGATCTAAGAATTTCTTGCAGATCAGTTTATTTGTTTCTTATACTTTTGTTCTCTCCCCCATCCAGTCGTATTGTTGGATAGAGCTTAATCCAGCGAAAGTAATTTATTTGGAAATTTTAGCGGAAACCTAATGGTCTTGTTGAGGCCCATCAAAGTTGCATTTTGTGTACATTTTCTTGGAAAATCATTTGTGGAATGCTTAGTCTGATCAATTGCTGTCTTATTCTGTTTTAGAATCAGACCAGTTAATCTCATCAAGCAGAAGTGCATACTCTGAAAAAACTATCTTTTGACTATTGGCAGCTATTTTATCTGCAAATGTATCGTCTTTTTATCAAATCTGAAGTAGTCTTGTTGGAAAGATCCTCTCTTCTCAGTTGTCATGGAATTCTCACTTATTTTTGTTTAGCAACCCTTTTCTGGagcttcagattatgattctagGACAGAATATTGATCTTCTGACTGAGCTAAAATTTGTGATTTTGCATCATGTGCACTATCTTCTGAcgtttataagcgtcggtagaggCTTTAAAAAGCGTTggaaaaaacaatttttttttgtagtaaTTCATCTGTTCCCAATCTCCCACCTCCTTGGGATATAGTGATGATGGATTCCAACTCCATTCAATGGTGAGTGATCCCCATCTCACGGCTCATGCCATCCAATTGCTATGAATCTCTACAGGATTTCACAACGGACTCCCTCTCCAACAGTGAGTGATATCATGTGGCATTGCAATTTCGTACCCTATCTTATGGCTTTTTGACTTCTGTCCTACTGTAACTACTTGCGTCCCATAAACTAAATAAATATATCCTACATAATTCCATTTTTCTTCTTCGGATGGAATTGTCGCTTGCATTTGTTTTTTTGAGCTAGTCCTCCCCAGAGCTTTAGGTATGACTCCAGGGTCGAAGGCAGATGTGTCGGAAATCCAAATTttggtaattttaaataataacagTCTCTTGAAGTTTCACGAAAACTCTCAAATTTCGTGATTGTCCCCTTCCTTTCCTAGTTACAATTTCACACTGTTGCAATGTTTCAATTGCTTACTTTCGCGATGAAAAGCCTCTCactgaaattaaaattacagATTTGGAGCTCCATTATTTTTGTAGTTAAATAGAAAGCAAAAGGTGTTCTAGGAATAAAAACCACCAAAAAGCAATTGAGGTTTTTTCCATGGTAATTGTGCTATTATGTAATTACCCATATTTCCTTATAAATTTAGAACACCTGAAACTTATCCTTTAGGCTGGCATTCTTCTAGTTTTTATGACCGATCAAATTCCCTTGTGATCATCCATTGTTGTATTGCTCTCCTGGTAGTTATGATGTAATGGTAAAAAGGCTTGCATGGACAGCTGCAATGGCGTAGGTTCAAATCTTACGGCAGCCACTTTCTGATTCCTTGGTCTGCCCCTATTTAAGATTCTGGATTGCCGACTGGGTAATGGCCCTTTAGATATTTATAGCTCAGTCTTTTGATTTAGCATGGTCTTCCTGTAGTGTTTAAAATTTTCAAGTTTCTTGTCAGTTCGGGGATTCTCTCAAATCCTTGCTTTCGAAAATATTTTCTTAGAGGTGCTTCTTTTGCCTTTGGAATACTTTGCTTCTTCACCAGTCTTTATCACGGGCCTATCTATTCGTACATTACATCAGGTGCACGTTTTTGTCCTGATCTTCCAGTTATTTCTTTGAAGCATGCTAGCTATTCTTCTAATCACCATTAAATCTTTGATGCCTGTGTCTTTCTATCCTTTCACTAATATCTTAAACTACCATCTCTCTATATTTGTGATGGTTTCTCAGAGGGTAAGCTTGCAATATTTATCGTGGTACTTTTTACCAATTGGAGCCGTTTGCAAGTGGGATCCGGTTCTTGTGTAAGGATTATCCAAAATCTCTGCCTTGTGTGTTGTTTGTAGAATTTGTTGCTTCTTGTTTTAACAAGGTACAATTTAGAATATGTTTCTACAGTGCTGATTATCTAATCCTCTCTATCTCTCCCTGATTAGGATAGTTAATAGAGCACCTCTGAGGTATTAAGATCTGGAAACTAGTTTAATAGAAAATTATAGATGGAACGAAATGATTTATTTTTACTAGTTTTCTGTGTATTGTTTTGCATCGTTTATTATTTCTGCAAGGACATGGTTGTGTTCTAATATGGAATTGGGGGGCGTGGGTGAGGTGAAATCTACATTTTGACTATCAGATATGACTGAGAGATGACTGTGAGATGTGCCTGGCATCAAATATTTTGTATCAAATATTGAGGAGATAGTCGCTAAAATTTTCAGAGTTGCATGGGCTGGATGAAATGGAATTATGTTGTGGCCTGTTATGACATGTTAATGAAGCCACAAAATTTGTTACAGCAGGAGTATTTGGTAACTAAATTAGCACATAGGCACATAAGACTAATTAGGGAGGAGTGAATGTTAACTTATGTCCAGTAAAATTAAGATTAGACATCAGGGCAACTAAATTTTTGGACCGGGGTGATCATATTGAAGAAAATGTTGATTCATAAACCAATTTATACTGAAGTCTTTGTTACAGGACCTATAAACCAATTCATAAGCATGCCAATGTATTTagaatttagtttttttttttttttggcatacatGCCTTTCTAAATATTGGAATGAGCGTGAATATTCTCCTAAAATTGATATTACATGTATGCCCTTATAAACACTTGTTTTTGTATgtatgtccttttttttttttttgcatatgttCTCATATCATCTAGTATCGTTAAAAGTTAGTATTTTAAAATTGATAGGATAAAAATACTCTTAATAGGTAAacatgcaaaaaaatatttctaagGGTATGGATGCAAATAGAAATTTTGGAGGATATTTATGCGATTTCACATCTTTAGGAAGGtataaatgcaaaaaaaaattcttaaatttttacataaataccctCCTATATATTGGAATTTGCATTAACATTCTCCACAATTGAAATTTGCATGTATGCTCTTACCAAACACTTTTATATGAATATCTTGAACATAGTGATTCAACTGACGTGATTtaccaaaattatatttatttaaactaaaaattaattaaaattatgaaattattttttatccCTAAAGCGGGTAATAGATTAATGAGTCCCGCTAGAAATTGGTTTCTCTACcttctttgaattttttttttcgatcTCTCTTTCATTCCTTTATCGGGAATCAAAACCATTCATTTGACTCCCTTCACTATAGGcaatccttcttctcttccattCGTCACCAAAATCTGCATCTCTTATTGTCGTTGAAGTTCTCCTTTTATTGTATCCCTTTTTGTTGTATCCCTTTTTTACATAAAGATAGTTTGATCTTGTCTTtagttttataaattatttaaataaaaatattgttagagatttgcaatatttatttgtttatgtaTGAGATTTGCAATGTTTATCTTTTATAGCTAGATAATTTCTCACGTGCAAGTTGGTGGGTGATTTAATATTGCTATGAAAAGATGGGCTCCATATACTagatctttttttcttccaaaaaatcgaagctctcaagaaaagtggCTTAAGGTACATAATGTAAAAGGTAGCCTTCTACCACATGGTTGCAGAGATTGTTAATAAGTTTGAAGAGTTTGAAAGTCCTTCAATAATTTTGCTTGAGGATGATCGATGCTCTTTTTCTATCCATGAGTATAATAGTAGCAAGAAAGCTTGATCATTGCAATCTATCATATGCTTTTAagagattttaattttttttttatattctaatatatatcatcatatatgcatctataataataaatattataagctATGTTTTAATGAAATAAGATATAGCGATTGTTATAAAGGCAGAAGAATAAAGTAGAATAATTCCATGATTAGTGAAAAAACTTTTATAGTTCTTTTTGTTATCTAATTATCGAATTAATTTTTTACTTGagcaatatttttatagaaaatattgagGGACAAGTACTAGACTAAAATTCTAGTATTGAAACAAGTTGAAAtagacaaaaatatttttttttttttgcgtgtaAACCttcctaaatatatgaaattgttTAAAGATCCTtgcaaagttgctatttgcatgtatacttttataaatatttctttttacaTGTTTACTTATTAATGGTATTTTagttatatttaattttaaaccgCTTACTTTTTAATGATGTTAGATGGTGTGGGCatatatgcaagaaaaaagaaaaaagaaaggtatACACGCAAATCAAGTTTTCTATAAgagtatacatacaaatatcaattttgagagGGTATTAatgcaaattttaatatttaggaggatgtgtctacaaaaaaaaaactcttagaatttttgttgtttgatgtcatgcttgtttttttttttttttggctgcaaACAGATTCTTTATACAATACGTGTACGAAtatacccaataaagtcaaaaaacacTAACTCACAGAGTGCTAGTGGAAGCTCTCCCTCCCCCGTCCAGAGGGTGTACCCTAAATGGTGAGCTGCATAGGCAGCCATccagtcggccgccccattAGTTTATCTAAATACATGTTTGGCCCATCCCTTCTCATTATCCCTATATACTGGACCACGGGGTGGTTTGTGCTCTCACCCCTCAGCTCCTCCTGGATCCACCTGATAACCGTGGCCGAATCGCCCTCTAGAACGATTGAGCTGGCCTGCAGCACCTATCGCGCATGTCGAAGACCAACCCAGGCAGCTCGCAGCTCTGCCCCTGAAATCGACGTGCCAAACAACTGGCAGCCACTCGCTGCCACCATCCTGGAGTGCGGGTCCTGTATAACAAAGCCCGCACCACTCCACACGCCTCCATTCAGTACCAATCCGTCGAAGGTGACCTTGAGAAAACTTGGGGGTGGGAGTTCctaggtgaagaacaccatctGAGGAGTTGCCTGAGCAGAGAGGGAACACTAGGTGTTCCGAGCTATCAAAAGTCTATTTGAAGAGAGGGTGGGCTTGATCTCCATTGCCTGTACTCGAGCAAACTCCGCaacaaacctcggtgacaccctgcgctcgCCGAAGGTGCGGgcgttccttgccagccagatctgttgtgctgtgcaagtcgctctgATGGCCTCCTGTCATGTTCGATGTCATGCTTGTTCTATAATGAGAGAATTGAAGGAAGTGGCTATAATTAGTTAAATAGTCATTGAAATAAAGGGCCATCATGAGTATGagttttttttggagaaaaaaaaaatatctccaCCATTTGTTAGAAATGGCAAACATTTGTAGATGTTTCTTAGTAACCTTCAGTTAATCGACATTGTGTTGTTGTTTTAGGTAATCTGCTTGGAGATTCCGTTTGTAAATGCTGGATTAAATAAGGCCCTGTTGGATGCTCCTAAGGCAGGCGCTTTGTtgtcaaacttttttttttataaacagTCGATAGGGCATTTCTCAAGATAAAAGAAGGGCTATGGTTGAGTTATAACAATCTTAAGACTTTCCTTGAAAAAAAGGGTTATCCCCATGGGGATTTTGGGTTCACAAATCCACATGGATCATACATCATAAATTTTGCAGCACTTTTATAATCAAGCGGATTATTCTTTTCATCCAAAATTTTTGCACAAATTATCAATCTATATCTACTGGTCTTGGATATTTATAATCTTTACGCAACCAAAGTAATATATGAACATGCGGTAAATAGCATTTTTGAAACTCTATCATGTCCAGAGCTGAAAACATAAAAAGTATGGAATGTATCATATATGTATTTATGTCgctaaataaaaaaatgaagaataTAGGTATTAGGAAAGGTTTTGTTGCATTTATACCGTTCTAAATAtacaaaattgcatgaatattctcgtaaagttgttatttgtatgtataccttCATAATATACTTATTTTGCTCATATAATCTTctttatatacacacacacacacacacatccataccatctaacatcgttaaaaaataaatggttTAAATTTGAAGTGACTGAAATATTCTTATCGGTAGAtacgcaaaaaaaaataataataataaggatGCACGCATAAATAGCAACTTTGCAAGGATATTCATGTAATTTAGTATATTTAGGAAGGTATGCACTTAACAAATCTAATAATAATGATCAAAATTTAGTAAATATAATTCAGttgttcttaataaaaaaattaaaattatcatgTCGCATTATCTTATGTTAATATTAGCTCTATAGAATAAATTATGTTGCTTTTACGAAATTCTCGCCCCAACAAACGAACAACAACTCAACATTTACAAATtactaaaaatattttactaatctatgcatctataattaatttaaattcacTCTAAGTACTATTTTTACTTAAGGCTTCACTACGTCAAGTCTTTTGACAATATGctttaatcttataaaaataatgaagaatatatAGATGTTAGAAAttcaataatgataattatatcaaaatcaaatagagaataatATTACCAAAATGATCAATCTTATATTCCAGCATGATTGAGTCAGGATCttaaatgaaaaaaattgacttgatctttTTTTGACTTGTCGATCTAGCTAAATCATAAAAGATTTGGCAACTCTCACcgagttttgatttttttttttttaatagattttttgaatgtatatgtttttaaatataaaaaaatatgaatatcctcgtaaaattgctatttgcgtatatactcttataaatttttttgcatgtctacccatAAGGGTATtaaagttattttaattttaagccatttaatttttaatggcaTTACATGGTACAAgggtaaatatataaaaaaaagaaaagaatatcttcataaaattattatttgcatatatgtcctcataaaatacttattttgcat includes:
- the LOC103717341 gene encoding uncharacterized protein LOC103717341, which codes for MALEWVVLGYAAGAEAIMLLFLTLPGLDALRRGMVAVVRSALKPLLSLVPFCLFLLMDIYWKYETRPTCDQEHACTPAEHLRHQKSIMKSQRNALLIAAALLLYWFLFSVTNLIVRLDQLNQRVEKLKRQD